One segment of Leptospira sp. WS92.C1 DNA contains the following:
- a CDS encoding YlbF family regulator: MPETQDYEIILTRRHPEIESKIPAWELINDSFLGGLAYIGKNHLFQYTKENTLSYENRKKRSVFLNHTSPIVETLTGLIFDTNPTRDIPDSLKPFLEHANERQSIGEFMQEVATKSLLCTCAILVDSPVFDPEKIKTQADVNAQGLRPYCILYELRSIRDFSLDEKGSLLWVLLDNSYLADEDPFKERRKIQEFRLWTKDYYQDFTRNKDGKVIAGEAVSHSLSRVPLLFVSWSDNDGGPINQTVFEDIAIIDRKIYNLLSVEDEVIYSGAFKIFIYPGILPEKLEKEGIGSLSFITYDKESGSAPNFIGPGIEDLTGLGIVVDRLSKKILQKVGLDKDQEKTGPQSGIAKSLEFREAKAFLLSGATRLEKCEIEIFELFSLWLKTKISKDQIKITYQKKFETIDIAETVKTLLEIFETLKYSAVKKRIAKEIVNKAFPELDEKEKDKLFSDIDSTDEESLPGFMEKFLTNQSNPTAASSDMGANNQNGSKTKEQENVRGAAPTQTRTVNSREQVA, from the coding sequence ATGCCCGAGACACAAGACTACGAAATCATACTGACCCGGAGACATCCGGAAATAGAATCCAAGATTCCCGCTTGGGAACTCATCAATGATTCATTTCTTGGAGGACTGGCTTACATTGGAAAAAATCACCTCTTCCAATACACAAAAGAAAATACTCTCTCCTACGAAAACAGAAAGAAGAGGTCCGTATTTTTAAATCACACTTCACCGATAGTAGAAACTTTAACCGGACTCATCTTCGATACAAATCCAACTAGGGACATTCCGGATTCTCTAAAACCGTTTCTCGAACACGCCAATGAACGCCAAAGTATAGGCGAGTTTATGCAAGAGGTAGCAACGAAGTCTCTTCTATGCACTTGCGCGATACTCGTTGATTCCCCTGTTTTTGATCCGGAGAAAATCAAAACCCAGGCCGACGTAAATGCTCAAGGATTAAGACCTTACTGTATATTGTATGAACTTAGGTCTATTCGAGACTTTTCCTTAGACGAGAAAGGATCTCTACTTTGGGTGTTACTCGACAATTCGTATCTTGCAGATGAGGATCCGTTTAAAGAACGTCGGAAGATTCAGGAGTTTCGACTTTGGACTAAGGATTACTATCAAGACTTCACCCGGAACAAAGATGGAAAGGTCATTGCAGGAGAGGCAGTCTCTCATTCATTAAGCCGGGTTCCGCTTCTTTTTGTTTCGTGGTCTGACAATGACGGAGGACCAATCAATCAAACCGTATTTGAAGATATCGCGATCATCGATCGAAAGATTTACAATCTTCTCTCTGTAGAAGATGAGGTAATTTATTCCGGTGCGTTTAAGATCTTCATATATCCTGGTATCTTGCCTGAGAAACTCGAAAAGGAAGGAATCGGTAGTCTTTCCTTTATCACATACGACAAAGAATCCGGTTCCGCTCCAAACTTCATTGGCCCCGGAATCGAGGATCTTACAGGACTTGGAATAGTCGTCGATCGACTTTCTAAAAAGATCCTTCAAAAAGTAGGGCTTGATAAAGACCAAGAAAAGACAGGTCCGCAATCAGGAATTGCAAAGTCTTTAGAGTTTAGAGAAGCAAAAGCGTTTCTTTTGTCCGGAGCAACAAGACTTGAAAAGTGTGAGATTGAAATCTTCGAACTTTTTTCTCTCTGGTTAAAAACCAAAATCTCCAAAGATCAAATAAAGATCACGTATCAGAAAAAATTCGAAACCATCGATATCGCTGAAACCGTAAAAACCCTTCTTGAGATTTTTGAAACTCTCAAATATTCCGCAGTTAAAAAGAGAATCGCAAAAGAGATCGTAAACAAAGCCTTTCCAGAACTCGACGAAAAGGAAAAAGACAAACTCTTTTCAGACATTGATTCCACCGATGAAGAATCTCTCCCCGGTTTCATGGAGAAGTTTCTAACCAACCAAAGTAATCCAACGGCCGCTTCCTCCGATATGGGAGCAAACAATCAAAATGGTTCCAAAACAAAGGAGCAGGAAAACGTACGGGGAGCGGCCCCGACACAAACGCGAACGGTGAATAGCCGAGAACAGGTGGCTTAA
- a CDS encoding PD-(D/E)XK nuclease family protein, whose translation MYPVIRKSNKLREKLDHYQIEHLSASALNEYITDPAKWVLKYILKHKGSGPALWRGSAIENAMKNVVLSNMAGSEYTVEDAVISGNRVFEEMEKDFLFEREGEVSEKYTEKRDKEFSYIEPSIRAGYDYFKEIQTAVFQKKFEIDLGIEIPAIGYLDFLIPDKIIELKTAKSFPSELKDSVSRQVALQCKALSLPAEIIYLGKPTKNKSHEGFKKFEIPSSDIESLVDDYRMAARAIRRLLMNTNSVGEIIESVFPNYDHYLWDEEDIAVAKQYWRFAA comes from the coding sequence ATGTACCCTGTTATCCGCAAATCCAATAAACTTAGAGAAAAACTCGACCACTACCAAATAGAACATTTATCCGCGTCTGCGCTGAACGAATATATCACGGATCCCGCGAAATGGGTTTTGAAATATATCCTCAAACACAAAGGATCAGGCCCTGCTCTGTGGAGGGGGAGCGCGATCGAGAATGCGATGAAAAACGTGGTCCTTTCGAATATGGCCGGATCGGAATACACTGTTGAAGACGCAGTGATATCGGGTAATCGAGTTTTTGAAGAAATGGAAAAAGATTTTCTTTTCGAAAGGGAAGGAGAGGTCTCCGAGAAATATACTGAAAAACGGGACAAAGAATTTTCGTATATCGAGCCTTCTATCCGGGCCGGATATGACTACTTCAAAGAAATTCAAACCGCCGTATTTCAAAAGAAATTTGAAATCGATTTAGGAATCGAAATTCCAGCGATCGGATACCTTGATTTTTTGATTCCCGATAAAATCATAGAACTCAAAACCGCGAAGAGTTTCCCGAGTGAATTAAAGGACTCAGTGAGTAGACAGGTTGCTTTGCAGTGTAAGGCACTCTCTCTACCCGCAGAGATTATTTATCTCGGAAAACCTACCAAAAATAAATCACACGAAGGATTCAAAAAATTCGAAATTCCAAGCTCCGATATTGAATCTCTCGTGGATGATTATCGTATGGCAGCTCGCGCAATTAGAAGGCTCCTAATGAATACAAATTCAGTCGGTGAAATCATTGAATCTGTATTTCCAAATTATGACCACTACCTTTGGGATGAAGAGGACATCGCAGTCGCGAAACAGTATTGGAGGTTCGCGGCATGA
- a CDS encoding ParB N-terminal domain-containing protein: MTPDQMNRLVENVKRDGFLSQLPFGVKVEEKYRIISGNHRVTASIKAKLAGILILYIEDIDSERELAIQLSHNSISGQDDLGILKTLYLQIKELDWKAYSGIDEQALLNYQIPELIPISESDIQLNEIRLFYADFDLKRIDLTLEALEKSIIDDKRDRVILGDFARFVETMTEIKRKLNVKNHSVAFIKMIEICEEWIQANDNESYAKS, from the coding sequence ATGACGCCGGACCAAATGAATCGTTTGGTTGAGAATGTAAAACGAGACGGGTTTCTTTCTCAACTTCCGTTCGGAGTCAAAGTAGAAGAGAAATACAGGATCATTTCAGGAAACCATAGAGTCACCGCATCGATCAAAGCAAAACTCGCTGGGATTCTCATTCTGTATATAGAGGATATCGACTCCGAAAGAGAACTTGCTATCCAGCTTTCCCACAACTCGATTTCCGGACAGGATGATTTAGGGATTCTAAAAACTCTCTACCTCCAAATCAAAGAACTCGATTGGAAAGCATACTCAGGAATCGATGAGCAAGCACTCCTCAATTATCAAATCCCGGAGCTAATTCCAATTTCCGAATCCGACATTCAGTTAAATGAAATCAGACTCTTCTATGCAGACTTTGATCTCAAAAGGATCGATCTCACTTTAGAAGCGTTAGAGAAAAGTATCATCGATGACAAAAGGGACAGAGTCATTCTTGGAGACTTCGCGCGATTCGTCGAGACGATGACCGAGATAAAAAGAAAACTCAATGTAAAAAACCACTCCGTAGCGTTCATCAAGATGATTGAAATCTGCGAAGAATGGATCCAGGCAAACGATAACGAATCCTATGCCAAATCATAG
- a CDS encoding primosomal protein has protein sequence MNKAQIGGDSFNRLRSSLESVRTKLDEARKSGEEFNKQTLSLKAGLASLAAGFTTRVITSEVKNFMDETQKAQNTMSGLFAVIQYKFGKEAVPEAVSAVSSISKELNINKEAITAAMRNFSAMGYSVVEASKLIRANADIGSVLRQSNYTLAESIEVVSQGYKAGNSVLSDATGIQTNISKMLEKHGMKLDDLSDATKSAAARQILLNETLLETEAFQGRAAEQAQGYAGALGRLDKSANETQVALGKLYQESLLPIISLGSDGASLFANLFTNADKAKELEKDLTLLRESLARVPEGSEEWKRIDSQIKKTQSEISHLGPSVGNVSKSLIIAGTAGLTFYTALITISKGLEIAGVAGAANWTKILGPFALGATALIFTIDIVERFRSEGEQKDTEEKERRLKERFQEDLQAADAVINELASSSTLGYAIGEQRIEKLRKKIGDLGFTAEETEKIFKRNWLSGKQFISNEEVDRWRKAFQEIGKDQTGPKSSPNSLSGGGKGKLKADLSEQKRIIDEFWKGNPTTVKLIGSLESQTFEYLKKQLADFSQKEGARIPLTLDGKAVTLDRIQNKEQLERVVNEISRKYNISPDVVLKLKPENLKELDTLLSGARDEIDRRVRSGALTPKEGIKLHAQLEDAKTFDTISSKIQKFRSDWEQTTGPLTQTESQIYDISQQINVATNKSQGFLQSVTAWGKAAAGAIAFLSAPITQVLQAQAQLVQVQTQNQIQQVQYYGQIFDRVIDANLQTFLAAQDSELAKLQEKLDAMEEAELAYEEKKQERRDAEAKRIREENEALYNEDALKLEEKYNAQIAALEQEGLDEELFNQRKAELFDRLQKDKQDLKDRYDKKTQSDIEKANKDQDTADAKKKKEEEEKAKAIAEQQKKIEAEKTAATAKAELDKQNAKRLTSYIEWQSGKTAFEANKQAQVAQAAFGIAQSAVQGAITFASSVAGYTAAGAALAGPTLGVSMVTMPAIGMAQGAILGGIVAGAGMAASGFALSAAQSQNYPPWMGFSIGGLVEGGIPGQDSVPAMLTPREVVVPETGWDDIRKDISKSLFPKSDNGAPNINIEWMDHSQYYTQIDKEALLDYLLDGLLDRLKQTGVLG, from the coding sequence ATGAACAAGGCACAGATTGGAGGAGACTCCTTCAATCGTCTCCGTTCTTCTCTTGAGTCCGTTCGGACTAAACTCGATGAAGCACGCAAGTCAGGAGAAGAGTTTAACAAACAAACACTCTCTTTAAAAGCGGGACTTGCTTCTTTGGCGGCCGGGTTTACAACCCGAGTCATAACATCCGAAGTAAAAAACTTCATGGATGAAACCCAAAAAGCTCAGAACACAATGAGTGGGCTTTTTGCGGTCATCCAATACAAGTTTGGAAAAGAAGCAGTTCCGGAAGCCGTATCTGCCGTTAGCTCGATTTCCAAAGAACTAAACATAAACAAAGAAGCGATTACGGCCGCGATGCGAAATTTCTCCGCAATGGGGTATAGCGTCGTTGAAGCTTCAAAACTCATTCGAGCGAACGCAGATATTGGATCTGTCCTTAGACAATCCAACTATACGCTTGCTGAATCTATTGAGGTCGTTTCGCAAGGATACAAGGCCGGTAACTCGGTTCTTTCCGATGCGACAGGGATACAAACAAATATTTCCAAGATGCTTGAAAAGCATGGAATGAAGCTCGATGACTTAAGCGACGCGACAAAAAGTGCGGCTGCAAGACAGATTCTTTTAAACGAAACATTACTCGAAACGGAAGCATTTCAAGGAAGAGCTGCCGAACAAGCACAAGGATACGCCGGAGCTCTCGGAAGACTTGATAAGTCGGCAAATGAAACCCAAGTCGCGCTTGGAAAACTTTATCAAGAGTCCCTTCTTCCTATTATTTCTTTAGGAAGTGATGGAGCTTCCCTCTTTGCAAATCTTTTTACAAACGCAGACAAAGCCAAAGAACTAGAAAAAGATCTCACGCTTTTAAGGGAAAGTCTAGCTCGTGTTCCGGAAGGATCCGAAGAATGGAAACGAATCGATTCTCAAATCAAAAAAACTCAAAGTGAAATTTCGCATCTTGGTCCTTCCGTTGGGAATGTCAGTAAATCATTAATCATTGCCGGAACCGCAGGACTCACCTTTTATACCGCTCTCATAACTATATCGAAGGGTCTTGAAATCGCGGGTGTCGCGGGAGCGGCCAATTGGACAAAAATACTCGGACCATTTGCGTTAGGAGCCACCGCTCTCATTTTTACAATCGATATCGTTGAAAGATTTAGAAGTGAAGGAGAACAAAAAGATACTGAAGAAAAAGAAAGGCGATTAAAAGAAAGATTCCAAGAAGACCTCCAGGCAGCGGACGCGGTAATAAACGAACTCGCGAGTAGTTCTACTCTTGGATACGCTATTGGAGAACAAAGGATTGAGAAACTCAGGAAAAAAATCGGTGATCTCGGTTTTACGGCAGAGGAAACGGAGAAGATTTTCAAACGAAATTGGCTCAGTGGAAAACAATTCATTTCGAATGAAGAAGTAGACCGTTGGCGAAAGGCATTTCAAGAAATTGGAAAAGACCAAACTGGACCGAAATCTTCTCCAAACTCTCTTTCTGGGGGAGGAAAGGGTAAACTAAAAGCTGATCTCTCCGAACAAAAAAGAATTATCGATGAATTTTGGAAAGGAAATCCGACGACTGTAAAACTCATTGGGAGTCTCGAATCTCAAACTTTCGAATATTTAAAAAAACAGTTAGCTGATTTTTCTCAAAAAGAAGGCGCAAGAATTCCTCTCACACTCGATGGAAAAGCAGTTACGCTCGATCGAATCCAGAATAAGGAACAGCTTGAAAGAGTCGTAAATGAAATTTCGAGAAAGTACAATATCTCTCCGGATGTTGTCTTAAAACTCAAACCCGAAAATTTAAAAGAACTCGATACTCTTCTTTCCGGAGCAAGAGATGAAATCGATCGAAGGGTGAGATCGGGTGCGCTCACTCCGAAAGAAGGAATCAAACTTCACGCACAGTTGGAGGATGCAAAAACTTTCGATACCATCTCATCCAAAATTCAAAAGTTTCGAAGTGATTGGGAACAAACCACAGGTCCACTCACTCAAACTGAATCCCAAATTTATGATATATCCCAGCAAATCAATGTAGCGACAAACAAATCACAAGGGTTTTTGCAATCCGTCACTGCTTGGGGCAAGGCTGCCGCCGGTGCGATTGCGTTTCTTTCCGCACCCATAACCCAAGTTTTACAAGCCCAGGCTCAGCTTGTTCAAGTTCAGACTCAAAATCAGATCCAACAAGTTCAGTATTACGGACAAATCTTTGACCGAGTAATCGATGCAAATTTACAGACTTTCCTCGCCGCTCAAGACTCAGAACTCGCCAAACTCCAAGAGAAGCTCGATGCAATGGAGGAGGCCGAGCTTGCGTACGAAGAAAAAAAACAAGAACGGCGAGACGCTGAAGCAAAAAGAATTCGGGAAGAGAACGAAGCTCTCTACAACGAAGACGCACTCAAACTCGAAGAAAAATACAACGCTCAAATTGCAGCACTTGAACAAGAGGGTTTAGATGAAGAGCTTTTCAATCAAAGAAAAGCGGAACTCTTTGACCGTCTTCAAAAAGACAAACAAGATCTAAAAGATCGCTACGACAAGAAAACTCAATCAGATATTGAGAAGGCAAACAAGGATCAAGACACAGCCGACGCTAAGAAGAAAAAAGAGGAGGAAGAAAAAGCAAAGGCGATTGCCGAACAACAGAAAAAAATAGAAGCGGAAAAAACTGCCGCGACCGCAAAAGCGGAACTCGACAAACAAAATGCAAAGCGCTTAACCTCATATATCGAATGGCAATCTGGTAAAACTGCCTTCGAAGCAAACAAACAAGCGCAAGTTGCCCAAGCCGCTTTTGGAATCGCACAGTCTGCCGTACAAGGCGCGATTACGTTTGCTTCCTCAGTCGCAGGATACACTGCAGCGGGAGCAGCACTCGCCGGTCCGACGTTAGGCGTTTCTATGGTTACGATGCCCGCGATCGGTATGGCACAAGGTGCGATTCTTGGAGGAATTGTCGCGGGTGCTGGAATGGCTGCGAGTGGATTTGCGTTATCTGCCGCGCAGTCTCAGAACTACCCTCCCTGGATGGGGTTTTCTATCGGAGGACTTGTAGAAGGCGGGATCCCCGGACAAGATTCTGTTCCTGCGATGCTTACTCCCCGAGAGGTGGTAGTTCCTGAAACCGGATGGGACGACATACGAAAGGATATTTCTAAAAGCTTGTTTCCAAAATCGGATAATGGAGCTCCAAACATCAATATCGAGTGGATGGATCATTCTCAATACTATACTCAAATCGACAAAGAGGCGTTACTCGATTATTTGTTAGATGGATTACTCGACCGATTAAAGCAAACGGGGGTTTTAGGTTGA
- a CDS encoding coat protein, protein MSNTGQDVLYPEFWFDGWDQLDAGVLNFQNQVSRSIEQKLAEVGDKVTVPITPNFGDADDYDPNEDPDATDVHQEAKKVELTESKKKTIILTSTELSLSPYDLIEKYAAPMALSLYTTVNKFIYALSLKSKHIIDGRSGIDKDTMVKLRTLLSNNRVTGEKQLVCAPDDYGSLLSIPEFFKANESGDSSALRDGKITRALGFNVSENHAIETYTPTDLAGAVNRSGGYIAGDSEMVVDALNDTFTPIRPGDVFTVAGETGSPFHTVMRTEKTLGVTTKIVFDGPLRSAVADDAVITFISSRSMVAFSPSAIAFGARAYKAMPEGTGVRSVVAMLAGLPVRVSVWSDGLRVKVQNDILYGGEVINANRIGRILAAA, encoded by the coding sequence ATGTCAAATACGGGGCAGGATGTTTTGTATCCTGAGTTTTGGTTTGATGGATGGGACCAGCTAGACGCTGGAGTTTTAAATTTTCAAAATCAGGTCTCAAGATCGATCGAGCAGAAGCTCGCGGAAGTGGGAGACAAAGTAACCGTACCGATTACTCCCAACTTTGGAGACGCAGATGACTATGATCCAAACGAAGACCCGGACGCAACAGACGTTCATCAAGAGGCAAAAAAGGTAGAACTCACCGAGTCTAAAAAAAAGACAATCATCCTTACCTCTACTGAATTGTCTCTCAGCCCGTATGACTTAATCGAAAAGTATGCGGCTCCGATGGCGCTTTCCCTCTACACAACCGTGAACAAGTTTATCTATGCACTGTCTTTGAAATCGAAACATATCATCGATGGAAGAAGCGGGATAGACAAGGACACGATGGTAAAACTCAGAACTTTGTTATCAAACAACAGAGTAACGGGTGAAAAACAACTGGTTTGCGCTCCTGACGATTACGGAAGCCTCCTTTCCATCCCTGAGTTTTTCAAAGCCAATGAGTCAGGAGATTCAAGCGCACTCCGGGACGGAAAAATCACAAGAGCATTGGGGTTTAACGTTTCAGAAAATCACGCAATCGAAACATATACTCCGACTGATCTTGCTGGTGCTGTAAACCGCTCTGGCGGATATATCGCGGGTGATTCTGAAATGGTAGTCGATGCGCTTAACGATACATTCACTCCGATTAGACCAGGTGATGTATTTACCGTGGCCGGCGAGACAGGATCTCCGTTTCACACAGTCATGAGGACTGAGAAGACTTTGGGAGTTACAACCAAGATCGTATTCGATGGACCTTTAAGAAGTGCGGTTGCCGACGACGCCGTAATCACTTTTATTTCTTCTCGGTCTATGGTTGCGTTCTCTCCTTCCGCAATTGCATTCGGAGCAAGAGCTTACAAAGCAATGCCTGAAGGAACCGGTGTTCGTTCAGTGGTTGCGATGCTCGCGGGACTTCCGGTGCGTGTTTCGGTTTGGTCTGATGGACTCAGGGTTAAAGTCCAGAACGACATTCTGTATGGGGGAGAGGTGATAAACGCAAACAGAATCGGAAGGATCCTGGCAGCAGCGTAA
- a CDS encoding helix-turn-helix domain-containing protein gives MSEVIGKKRRSGTWIDFEVVSGLGLTDQEKILYSMVFHLSKRNKGCTASNAYFAKKMEKSEKAISEAISRMARKGVIRVHLTKTKNGTERVMYANVKKPTPQTITEATPQEVEPTPQIMTNNPQIVDTTPQDKECMHSTEYGGDIKGIKEEHKKEIEKESLSQSDELSWLNVSDKAKDLILRDWGEYDHVPEKEKLKLLQWESFQKNHSPKVVLEMIQKLIFIRRSKKFETDTFWQSRPINISSAYSYKDHIKNTYEALQRLPDSNVVQIKKESAPLSAAKQREITKPSYDSFEDWASTKLTRSSMGIIRNVLTPDELPESLRMIYDKFVNEERGTPVLHSRVRKEAV, from the coding sequence ATGAGCGAAGTGATCGGAAAAAAACGTAGGTCCGGGACGTGGATAGATTTTGAGGTCGTGAGTGGACTTGGGCTTACTGATCAGGAAAAAATTCTCTATTCCATGGTCTTTCACCTCTCGAAACGAAATAAAGGTTGTACGGCGAGCAACGCATATTTCGCAAAGAAAATGGAAAAATCTGAAAAAGCAATTTCAGAAGCAATTTCCCGCATGGCGAGGAAAGGCGTCATCCGGGTTCACCTTACAAAAACCAAAAATGGAACCGAGCGGGTCATGTATGCGAATGTGAAAAAACCCACTCCCCAAACAATTACAGAAGCCACCCCACAAGAAGTCGAACCCACTCCCCAAATTATGACCAACAATCCACAAATCGTGGATACCACCCCTCAGGATAAGGAATGTATGCACTCCACAGAATATGGAGGAGATATTAAAGGAATAAAAGAAGAACATAAGAAAGAGATAGAAAAGGAGTCTCTCTCGCAATCCGACGAGCTGAGTTGGTTGAACGTTTCGGACAAAGCGAAGGATCTAATCCTGCGTGATTGGGGAGAATACGATCACGTACCAGAGAAAGAAAAATTGAAACTTTTGCAATGGGAAAGTTTTCAAAAAAATCATAGTCCGAAAGTGGTCCTTGAAATGATTCAAAAACTGATCTTTATCAGAAGATCTAAAAAGTTTGAGACCGATACTTTTTGGCAATCGCGACCCATCAATATTTCATCCGCCTACTCGTACAAAGACCATATCAAAAATACTTATGAGGCCTTACAGCGTTTGCCGGATTCGAATGTGGTCCAGATTAAAAAAGAATCGGCCCCTCTATCAGCCGCCAAGCAAAGAGAGATTACAAAGCCTTCGTATGACTCTTTCGAAGATTGGGCGTCCACGAAACTGACCAGAAGCTCAATGGGAATCATCCGCAATGTTTTAACCCCGGATGAACTACCAGAATCTCTCAGAATGATCTATGACAAGTTTGTGAATGAAGAAAGGGGAACCCCTGTCCTTCACAGCCGAGTTAGAAAGGAGGCCGTATGA
- a CDS encoding DUF488 family protein, with protein sequence MKIYTSYFANVRNLSENIVPISIARYARHWEGFKYFPLAPDGETLKMPLREYTEKFHSKLSKLNVKNIIEELKAISDESDIALLCYEKPGDFCHRRLVAEWIEKETGMVVPEYQTLLVQKKEETKQPKLF encoded by the coding sequence ATGAAGATATATACTAGCTACTTTGCAAACGTCCGAAATCTTTCCGAGAATATCGTTCCGATTTCGATAGCAAGATACGCGAGACACTGGGAAGGATTCAAATACTTCCCACTCGCACCGGACGGAGAAACACTTAAAATGCCTCTGAGAGAATACACAGAAAAGTTTCATTCAAAACTTTCCAAACTGAACGTAAAGAATATCATCGAGGAGCTAAAAGCAATTTCAGACGAAAGCGACATCGCTCTTCTTTGTTATGAAAAGCCGGGAGACTTTTGTCACCGGCGGCTCGTAGCTGAGTGGATCGAAAAGGAAACCGGAATGGTGGTCCCAGAATACCAAACACTGCTCGTCCAGAAAAAAGAAGAAACGAAACAACCAAAACTTTTCTAA
- a CDS encoding terminase family protein — protein MNQGSRIIQAQPGPQERFLATPVDIAFFGGAKGGGKSYAITIDPLRYIHIPKFTAVFFRKNSTDLRKPGGLWDEANNLYPLLGGIARESPALEYRIKKASIQYHHLQLEKTKFSWEGSQVAGFYFDECNQFSEDTFFFMGSRNRSGSGVLPYVRATCNPDPDSWIRRFLDWWIDRDTGLPFPERDGKIRYFLRVKNEFYFADSKKELTHSFRDFTEQDIRSVTFIRSSVYDNKILLEKNPGYLANLKSMADYERERYLEGNWNARPTAGKVFNRHWFGHAPEFPSDMKLFRFWDLAATVKKTNKDDPDFTATAIGGFKDGILYLKFDQNRLAWHDVKKWIQRESELDKIQYANYGKVKVGVEKEPGATGKGAGEDIISLLAEIGVECVSYPAHGDKLSRALPWAGLAGIGKVVIVHSPNTSIEVILSTLHNFIGDGKGHDDIVDGGSGVYYMSIEKVFVASFGLAS, from the coding sequence GTGAACCAAGGTTCTCGGATTATCCAAGCACAACCCGGACCTCAAGAAAGGTTTCTCGCGACTCCTGTAGACATTGCTTTTTTTGGGGGAGCCAAAGGAGGAGGGAAGTCGTATGCGATTACAATAGATCCGTTACGATACATCCACATACCAAAATTCACCGCAGTCTTTTTTCGGAAGAATTCAACGGATCTTCGTAAGCCCGGTGGTCTTTGGGATGAGGCAAATAATCTTTACCCACTTCTTGGTGGAATTGCTCGTGAGTCTCCGGCTCTTGAATACAGAATTAAAAAAGCAAGTATCCAATACCACCACCTCCAACTTGAGAAAACAAAGTTCTCTTGGGAAGGTTCACAGGTTGCCGGATTCTATTTTGATGAGTGTAACCAGTTTTCTGAAGATACATTCTTCTTCATGGGATCCCGGAACAGATCGGGGAGTGGAGTTTTGCCATACGTTCGTGCAACGTGTAACCCGGATCCAGATTCTTGGATACGAAGATTCCTCGATTGGTGGATAGACCGAGACACAGGTCTTCCATTTCCCGAAAGAGATGGAAAGATCCGTTATTTTCTTCGGGTAAAGAATGAATTTTACTTCGCTGACTCTAAAAAAGAACTCACCCACAGTTTCAGAGACTTCACAGAACAAGATATACGGTCCGTAACGTTCATTCGATCTTCTGTATATGATAACAAGATCCTTTTAGAAAAAAACCCTGGCTACTTGGCAAACCTCAAGTCAATGGCCGACTATGAGCGAGAACGTTACTTAGAAGGAAATTGGAACGCAAGGCCAACGGCTGGAAAAGTATTCAATCGTCACTGGTTCGGACACGCACCCGAATTTCCAAGTGACATGAAGTTGTTCCGGTTTTGGGACTTGGCCGCGACTGTTAAAAAAACTAACAAAGACGATCCAGACTTTACCGCAACTGCCATCGGTGGATTCAAAGACGGGATTTTGTATCTCAAATTCGATCAGAACCGACTCGCTTGGCATGACGTCAAGAAATGGATCCAACGAGAATCCGAACTCGACAAGATTCAATATGCAAACTATGGAAAAGTGAAAGTAGGCGTTGAAAAAGAGCCTGGTGCAACGGGTAAGGGGGCAGGGGAAGATATAATCTCACTCCTTGCTGAAATAGGAGTAGAATGCGTATCGTATCCGGCTCATGGAGACAAACTCTCACGCGCGCTCCCTTGGGCGGGCCTCGCCGGTATCGGAAAAGTAGTCATCGTTCACAGTCCTAACACAAGTATAGAAGTGATTCTCTCCACTCTTCACAACTTTATCGGAGATGGAAAAGGACACGACGATATCGTAGATGGAGGCTCAGGAGTTTACTACATGTCGATTGAAAAGGTGTTTGTCGCATCCTTCGGTCTTGCTTCTTAA